In Rhinolophus sinicus isolate RSC01 chromosome X, ASM3656204v1, whole genome shotgun sequence, a single genomic region encodes these proteins:
- the LOC109439151 gene encoding granulocyte-macrophage colony-stimulating factor receptor subunit alpha isoform X2 — MDFLVKAVLLWVLLDPAFLLTQQDEASHSTDPIPSLHVRFDRSTMSLTWDCQENTTSIQCEMIRKDNASVKMKLKGKDCHCTFQNSCLHEGLTFIIRVNMSQGQITEKVFFTNPGGAGTAAQNFSCLIYEADFMNCTWAKGRSAPDDVQYFLYLKESKKNPNERECPRYTEDAGTHVGCHFQNLSELAFNTYFLVNGTSQQTAIQFFDTTLSIHKIERYSPPHNITVHCNKSRCLIQWEKPRTRRRTSALDFQFQLDIRTQDNMQPGGNQQVEVSGAVENKYSFLNPQPKARHTVRIRAADARLPQWSEWSQPVAFGSEEREPSPIPVYTLVVVGTLIGSLILGFVLKRILQRYCVCTPIPGIKDTLNENHQTNNQIVWEAMALDAGKSNDEEILTVQEVTAPTATP, encoded by the exons ATGGATTTCCTGGTGAAGGCCGTCCTGCTCTGGGTGCTGCTAGACCCGGCGTTTCTCCTGACCCAGCAGGACGAGG CTTCTCACAGCACGGACCCCATCCCCAGTCTACACGTGAGGTTCGACCGAAGCACCATGAGCTTAACTTGGGACTGCCAAGAAAACACCACTTCCATCCAATGTGAGATGATTCGGAAGGATAACGCATCAGTCAAAATGAAA CTCAAGGGGAAAGACTGTCACTGCACCTTTCAGAACTCTTGTCTCCACGAGGGACTCACGTTCATAATTAGAGTAAATATGAGCCAAGGACAGATTACGGAAAAGGTGTTCTTCACAAACCCAG GTGGAGCGGGCACAGCTGCCCAAAACTTCTCCTGTCTCATCTACGAGGCCGATTTCATGAACTGCACTTGGGCAAAGGGCCGATCAGCCCCCGATGACGTCCAGTATTTCTTGTACCTGAAAGAATCAAA GAAGAACCCGAACGAAAGAGAATGTCCTCGTTACACAGAAGATGCCGGAACCCACGTGGGATGTCACTTCCAAAACCTCTCAGAATTAGCGTTCAACACTTACTTCCTGGTTAACGGTACCAGCCAACAGACAGCAATCCAGTTCTTTGATACTACTTTGTCGATTCATAAAATAG AAAGATACAGCCCACCCCATAACATCACCGTGCATTGCAACAAGTCCCGCTGCCTCATCCAGTGGGAAAAGCCCCGGACCCGACGACGAACGTCCGCCTTGGATTTCCAGTTCCAGCTGGACATCCGGACCCAG GACAACATGCAACCCGGTGGCAATCAACAG GTGGAGGTGTCTGGTGCTGTGGAAAATAAATACAGCTTTCTGAACCCTCAGCCCAAAGCCAGACATACTGTGAGAATAAGAGCCGCAGACGCCAGGCTCCCGCAGTGGAGTGAATGGAGCCAGCCGGTTGCATTCG GCTCTGAAGAACGGGAACCCAGCCCAATTCCTGTCTACACGCTGGTGGTCGTAGGGACCCTCATCGGCTCCCTGATTCTCGGCTTCGTTTTAAAAAG GATTCTCCAGAGGTACTGTGTTTGCACGCCAATTCCGGGGATCAAAGATACATTGAACGAAAACCATCAAACCAACAACCAG ATCGTCTGGGAGGCAATGGCACTTGATGCAGGAAAAAGTAATGATGAAGAAATATTGACGGTGCAAGAGGTCACAGCACCCACAGCCACCCCATGA
- the LOC109439151 gene encoding granulocyte-macrophage colony-stimulating factor receptor subunit alpha isoform X3, protein MGCPCGEMSCLWGCGWWLRLQHLPSCGSPMDFLVKAVLLWVLLDPAFLLTQQDEASHSTDPIPSLHVRFDRSTMSLTWDCQENTTSIQCGAGTAAQNFSCLIYEADFMNCTWAKGRSAPDDVQYFLYLKESKKNPNERECPRYTEDAGTHVGCHFQNLSELAFNTYFLVNGTSQQTAIQFFDTTLSIHKIERYSPPHNITVHCNKSRCLIQWEKPRTRRRTSALDFQFQLDIRTQDNMQPGGNQQVEVSGAVENKYSFLNPQPKARHTVRIRAADARLPQWSEWSQPVAFGSEEREPSPIPVYTLVVVGTLIGSLILGFVLKRILQRYCVCTPIPGIKDTLNENHQTNNQIVWEAMALDAGKSNDEEILTVQEVTAPTATP, encoded by the exons ATGGGTTGTCCCTGCGGTGAAATGTCCTGCTTGTGGGGCTGTGGCTGGTGGCTCCGGCTCCAG CACCTCCCATCCTGTGGGAGCCCCATGGATTTCCTGGTGAAGGCCGTCCTGCTCTGGGTGCTGCTAGACCCGGCGTTTCTCCTGACCCAGCAGGACGAGG CTTCTCACAGCACGGACCCCATCCCCAGTCTACACGTGAGGTTCGACCGAAGCACCATGAGCTTAACTTGGGACTGCCAAGAAAACACCACTTCCATCCAAT GTGGAGCGGGCACAGCTGCCCAAAACTTCTCCTGTCTCATCTACGAGGCCGATTTCATGAACTGCACTTGGGCAAAGGGCCGATCAGCCCCCGATGACGTCCAGTATTTCTTGTACCTGAAAGAATCAAA GAAGAACCCGAACGAAAGAGAATGTCCTCGTTACACAGAAGATGCCGGAACCCACGTGGGATGTCACTTCCAAAACCTCTCAGAATTAGCGTTCAACACTTACTTCCTGGTTAACGGTACCAGCCAACAGACAGCAATCCAGTTCTTTGATACTACTTTGTCGATTCATAAAATAG AAAGATACAGCCCACCCCATAACATCACCGTGCATTGCAACAAGTCCCGCTGCCTCATCCAGTGGGAAAAGCCCCGGACCCGACGACGAACGTCCGCCTTGGATTTCCAGTTCCAGCTGGACATCCGGACCCAG GACAACATGCAACCCGGTGGCAATCAACAG GTGGAGGTGTCTGGTGCTGTGGAAAATAAATACAGCTTTCTGAACCCTCAGCCCAAAGCCAGACATACTGTGAGAATAAGAGCCGCAGACGCCAGGCTCCCGCAGTGGAGTGAATGGAGCCAGCCGGTTGCATTCG GCTCTGAAGAACGGGAACCCAGCCCAATTCCTGTCTACACGCTGGTGGTCGTAGGGACCCTCATCGGCTCCCTGATTCTCGGCTTCGTTTTAAAAAG GATTCTCCAGAGGTACTGTGTTTGCACGCCAATTCCGGGGATCAAAGATACATTGAACGAAAACCATCAAACCAACAACCAG ATCGTCTGGGAGGCAATGGCACTTGATGCAGGAAAAAGTAATGATGAAGAAATATTGACGGTGCAAGAGGTCACAGCACCCACAGCCACCCCATGA
- the LOC109439151 gene encoding granulocyte-macrophage colony-stimulating factor receptor subunit alpha isoform X5, giving the protein MDFLVKAVLLWVLLDPAFLLTQQDEGGAGTAAQNFSCLIYEADFMNCTWAKGRSAPDDVQYFLYLKESKKNPNERECPRYTEDAGTHVGCHFQNLSELAFNTYFLVNGTSQQTAIQFFDTTLSIHKIERYSPPHNITVHCNKSRCLIQWEKPRTRRRTSALDFQFQLDIRTQDNMQPGGNQQVEVSGAVENKYSFLNPQPKARHTVRIRAADARLPQWSEWSQPVAFGSEEREPSPIPVYTLVVVGTLIGSLILGFVLKRILQRYCVCTPIPGIKDTLNENHQTNNQIVWEAMALDAGKSNDEEILTVQEVTAPTATP; this is encoded by the exons ATGGATTTCCTGGTGAAGGCCGTCCTGCTCTGGGTGCTGCTAGACCCGGCGTTTCTCCTGACCCAGCAGGACGAGG GTGGAGCGGGCACAGCTGCCCAAAACTTCTCCTGTCTCATCTACGAGGCCGATTTCATGAACTGCACTTGGGCAAAGGGCCGATCAGCCCCCGATGACGTCCAGTATTTCTTGTACCTGAAAGAATCAAA GAAGAACCCGAACGAAAGAGAATGTCCTCGTTACACAGAAGATGCCGGAACCCACGTGGGATGTCACTTCCAAAACCTCTCAGAATTAGCGTTCAACACTTACTTCCTGGTTAACGGTACCAGCCAACAGACAGCAATCCAGTTCTTTGATACTACTTTGTCGATTCATAAAATAG AAAGATACAGCCCACCCCATAACATCACCGTGCATTGCAACAAGTCCCGCTGCCTCATCCAGTGGGAAAAGCCCCGGACCCGACGACGAACGTCCGCCTTGGATTTCCAGTTCCAGCTGGACATCCGGACCCAG GACAACATGCAACCCGGTGGCAATCAACAG GTGGAGGTGTCTGGTGCTGTGGAAAATAAATACAGCTTTCTGAACCCTCAGCCCAAAGCCAGACATACTGTGAGAATAAGAGCCGCAGACGCCAGGCTCCCGCAGTGGAGTGAATGGAGCCAGCCGGTTGCATTCG GCTCTGAAGAACGGGAACCCAGCCCAATTCCTGTCTACACGCTGGTGGTCGTAGGGACCCTCATCGGCTCCCTGATTCTCGGCTTCGTTTTAAAAAG GATTCTCCAGAGGTACTGTGTTTGCACGCCAATTCCGGGGATCAAAGATACATTGAACGAAAACCATCAAACCAACAACCAG ATCGTCTGGGAGGCAATGGCACTTGATGCAGGAAAAAGTAATGATGAAGAAATATTGACGGTGCAAGAGGTCACAGCACCCACAGCCACCCCATGA
- the LOC109439151 gene encoding granulocyte-macrophage colony-stimulating factor receptor subunit alpha isoform X4: protein MGCPCGEMSCLWGCGWWLRLQHLPSCGSPMDFLVKAVLLWVLLDPAFLLTQQDEGGAGTAAQNFSCLIYEADFMNCTWAKGRSAPDDVQYFLYLKESKKNPNERECPRYTEDAGTHVGCHFQNLSELAFNTYFLVNGTSQQTAIQFFDTTLSIHKIERYSPPHNITVHCNKSRCLIQWEKPRTRRRTSALDFQFQLDIRTQDNMQPGGNQQVEVSGAVENKYSFLNPQPKARHTVRIRAADARLPQWSEWSQPVAFGSEEREPSPIPVYTLVVVGTLIGSLILGFVLKRILQRYCVCTPIPGIKDTLNENHQTNNQIVWEAMALDAGKSNDEEILTVQEVTAPTATP, encoded by the exons ATGGGTTGTCCCTGCGGTGAAATGTCCTGCTTGTGGGGCTGTGGCTGGTGGCTCCGGCTCCAG CACCTCCCATCCTGTGGGAGCCCCATGGATTTCCTGGTGAAGGCCGTCCTGCTCTGGGTGCTGCTAGACCCGGCGTTTCTCCTGACCCAGCAGGACGAGG GTGGAGCGGGCACAGCTGCCCAAAACTTCTCCTGTCTCATCTACGAGGCCGATTTCATGAACTGCACTTGGGCAAAGGGCCGATCAGCCCCCGATGACGTCCAGTATTTCTTGTACCTGAAAGAATCAAA GAAGAACCCGAACGAAAGAGAATGTCCTCGTTACACAGAAGATGCCGGAACCCACGTGGGATGTCACTTCCAAAACCTCTCAGAATTAGCGTTCAACACTTACTTCCTGGTTAACGGTACCAGCCAACAGACAGCAATCCAGTTCTTTGATACTACTTTGTCGATTCATAAAATAG AAAGATACAGCCCACCCCATAACATCACCGTGCATTGCAACAAGTCCCGCTGCCTCATCCAGTGGGAAAAGCCCCGGACCCGACGACGAACGTCCGCCTTGGATTTCCAGTTCCAGCTGGACATCCGGACCCAG GACAACATGCAACCCGGTGGCAATCAACAG GTGGAGGTGTCTGGTGCTGTGGAAAATAAATACAGCTTTCTGAACCCTCAGCCCAAAGCCAGACATACTGTGAGAATAAGAGCCGCAGACGCCAGGCTCCCGCAGTGGAGTGAATGGAGCCAGCCGGTTGCATTCG GCTCTGAAGAACGGGAACCCAGCCCAATTCCTGTCTACACGCTGGTGGTCGTAGGGACCCTCATCGGCTCCCTGATTCTCGGCTTCGTTTTAAAAAG GATTCTCCAGAGGTACTGTGTTTGCACGCCAATTCCGGGGATCAAAGATACATTGAACGAAAACCATCAAACCAACAACCAG ATCGTCTGGGAGGCAATGGCACTTGATGCAGGAAAAAGTAATGATGAAGAAATATTGACGGTGCAAGAGGTCACAGCACCCACAGCCACCCCATGA
- the LOC109439151 gene encoding granulocyte-macrophage colony-stimulating factor receptor subunit alpha isoform X1 yields MGCPCGEMSCLWGCGWWLRLQHLPSCGSPMDFLVKAVLLWVLLDPAFLLTQQDEASHSTDPIPSLHVRFDRSTMSLTWDCQENTTSIQCEMIRKDNASVKMKLKGKDCHCTFQNSCLHEGLTFIIRVNMSQGQITEKVFFTNPGGAGTAAQNFSCLIYEADFMNCTWAKGRSAPDDVQYFLYLKESKKNPNERECPRYTEDAGTHVGCHFQNLSELAFNTYFLVNGTSQQTAIQFFDTTLSIHKIERYSPPHNITVHCNKSRCLIQWEKPRTRRRTSALDFQFQLDIRTQDNMQPGGNQQVEVSGAVENKYSFLNPQPKARHTVRIRAADARLPQWSEWSQPVAFGSEEREPSPIPVYTLVVVGTLIGSLILGFVLKRILQRYCVCTPIPGIKDTLNENHQTNNQIVWEAMALDAGKSNDEEILTVQEVTAPTATP; encoded by the exons ATGGGTTGTCCCTGCGGTGAAATGTCCTGCTTGTGGGGCTGTGGCTGGTGGCTCCGGCTCCAG CACCTCCCATCCTGTGGGAGCCCCATGGATTTCCTGGTGAAGGCCGTCCTGCTCTGGGTGCTGCTAGACCCGGCGTTTCTCCTGACCCAGCAGGACGAGG CTTCTCACAGCACGGACCCCATCCCCAGTCTACACGTGAGGTTCGACCGAAGCACCATGAGCTTAACTTGGGACTGCCAAGAAAACACCACTTCCATCCAATGTGAGATGATTCGGAAGGATAACGCATCAGTCAAAATGAAA CTCAAGGGGAAAGACTGTCACTGCACCTTTCAGAACTCTTGTCTCCACGAGGGACTCACGTTCATAATTAGAGTAAATATGAGCCAAGGACAGATTACGGAAAAGGTGTTCTTCACAAACCCAG GTGGAGCGGGCACAGCTGCCCAAAACTTCTCCTGTCTCATCTACGAGGCCGATTTCATGAACTGCACTTGGGCAAAGGGCCGATCAGCCCCCGATGACGTCCAGTATTTCTTGTACCTGAAAGAATCAAA GAAGAACCCGAACGAAAGAGAATGTCCTCGTTACACAGAAGATGCCGGAACCCACGTGGGATGTCACTTCCAAAACCTCTCAGAATTAGCGTTCAACACTTACTTCCTGGTTAACGGTACCAGCCAACAGACAGCAATCCAGTTCTTTGATACTACTTTGTCGATTCATAAAATAG AAAGATACAGCCCACCCCATAACATCACCGTGCATTGCAACAAGTCCCGCTGCCTCATCCAGTGGGAAAAGCCCCGGACCCGACGACGAACGTCCGCCTTGGATTTCCAGTTCCAGCTGGACATCCGGACCCAG GACAACATGCAACCCGGTGGCAATCAACAG GTGGAGGTGTCTGGTGCTGTGGAAAATAAATACAGCTTTCTGAACCCTCAGCCCAAAGCCAGACATACTGTGAGAATAAGAGCCGCAGACGCCAGGCTCCCGCAGTGGAGTGAATGGAGCCAGCCGGTTGCATTCG GCTCTGAAGAACGGGAACCCAGCCCAATTCCTGTCTACACGCTGGTGGTCGTAGGGACCCTCATCGGCTCCCTGATTCTCGGCTTCGTTTTAAAAAG GATTCTCCAGAGGTACTGTGTTTGCACGCCAATTCCGGGGATCAAAGATACATTGAACGAAAACCATCAAACCAACAACCAG ATCGTCTGGGAGGCAATGGCACTTGATGCAGGAAAAAGTAATGATGAAGAAATATTGACGGTGCAAGAGGTCACAGCACCCACAGCCACCCCATGA
- the LOC109439151 gene encoding granulocyte-macrophage colony-stimulating factor receptor subunit alpha isoform X6 produces the protein MSQGQITEKVFFTNPGGAGTAAQNFSCLIYEADFMNCTWAKGRSAPDDVQYFLYLKESKKNPNERECPRYTEDAGTHVGCHFQNLSELAFNTYFLVNGTSQQTAIQFFDTTLSIHKIERYSPPHNITVHCNKSRCLIQWEKPRTRRRTSALDFQFQLDIRTQDNMQPGGNQQVEVSGAVENKYSFLNPQPKARHTVRIRAADARLPQWSEWSQPVAFGSEEREPSPIPVYTLVVVGTLIGSLILGFVLKRILQRYCVCTPIPGIKDTLNENHQTNNQIVWEAMALDAGKSNDEEILTVQEVTAPTATP, from the exons ATGAGCCAAGGACAGATTACGGAAAAGGTGTTCTTCACAAACCCAG GTGGAGCGGGCACAGCTGCCCAAAACTTCTCCTGTCTCATCTACGAGGCCGATTTCATGAACTGCACTTGGGCAAAGGGCCGATCAGCCCCCGATGACGTCCAGTATTTCTTGTACCTGAAAGAATCAAA GAAGAACCCGAACGAAAGAGAATGTCCTCGTTACACAGAAGATGCCGGAACCCACGTGGGATGTCACTTCCAAAACCTCTCAGAATTAGCGTTCAACACTTACTTCCTGGTTAACGGTACCAGCCAACAGACAGCAATCCAGTTCTTTGATACTACTTTGTCGATTCATAAAATAG AAAGATACAGCCCACCCCATAACATCACCGTGCATTGCAACAAGTCCCGCTGCCTCATCCAGTGGGAAAAGCCCCGGACCCGACGACGAACGTCCGCCTTGGATTTCCAGTTCCAGCTGGACATCCGGACCCAG GACAACATGCAACCCGGTGGCAATCAACAG GTGGAGGTGTCTGGTGCTGTGGAAAATAAATACAGCTTTCTGAACCCTCAGCCCAAAGCCAGACATACTGTGAGAATAAGAGCCGCAGACGCCAGGCTCCCGCAGTGGAGTGAATGGAGCCAGCCGGTTGCATTCG GCTCTGAAGAACGGGAACCCAGCCCAATTCCTGTCTACACGCTGGTGGTCGTAGGGACCCTCATCGGCTCCCTGATTCTCGGCTTCGTTTTAAAAAG GATTCTCCAGAGGTACTGTGTTTGCACGCCAATTCCGGGGATCAAAGATACATTGAACGAAAACCATCAAACCAACAACCAG ATCGTCTGGGAGGCAATGGCACTTGATGCAGGAAAAAGTAATGATGAAGAAATATTGACGGTGCAAGAGGTCACAGCACCCACAGCCACCCCATGA